A stretch of Faecalibacterium duncaniae DNA encodes these proteins:
- the dnaG gene encoding DNA primase, translating to MIPHEYIEELTRRTDIVDVVGNYVQLKRKGRLYGGLCPFHSEKTPSFYVYPDTQSFYCFGCGVGGDVIHFVRRINSIDYTEAVKMLAARAGMPEPQEDDKTGRLRSRILSMNKEAARYFHACLNSTVEEARQARAYWRRRGLDDKTIVRFGLGYAPDDGQGLYQYLRDKGYNQQELDASGLFKRSQSGRIYCLFWKRVMTPIFDLRGNIIAFGGRVLDDSKPKYVNSPETLVYHKSDTVFALQIAKKSASRRFVLCEGYMDVISMHQAGIDTAVCACGTALTPDQVKLISQYAEEVILSYDSDEAGQKATLRSLELFRNSPVKVGVLQIPGAKDPDEYIKKYGSERFKALLDGVGNALDFRLGRLKNKYDLKQDAQRLEYVKEAVNMLAERSNPTEQEVYAGRLAEETNISKNAIMTQLADAVKRSNSKRRWAQNQARLQSGEMHQISVPYSAGGSQALGVASAEQRLLAAMLREPSYIPQVRAQLSPEKFVLPQQKELYEAFLQCQEQGIEISLSTLRPFVSEEALNELSRLAAQYSDVNCTPDDIRLYLDRIARGTPVAGKAAEMSNDDLIRYLQSMREKKQGTDPADD from the coding sequence ATGATCCCACACGAATATATTGAGGAACTGACCCGCCGCACCGATATCGTGGATGTGGTGGGCAACTATGTCCAGCTCAAGCGGAAGGGCAGACTGTATGGCGGCCTGTGCCCCTTCCATAGCGAAAAGACCCCCTCGTTCTACGTCTACCCGGACACCCAGAGCTTTTACTGCTTTGGCTGCGGTGTGGGCGGCGATGTCATCCACTTCGTCCGCCGCATCAACAGCATCGACTACACCGAGGCGGTCAAGATGCTGGCTGCCCGCGCGGGAATGCCGGAACCGCAGGAGGACGATAAGACGGGCCGCCTGCGTAGCCGCATCCTTTCCATGAACAAGGAAGCCGCACGGTACTTCCACGCCTGCCTGAACTCCACGGTCGAGGAAGCCCGGCAGGCCCGGGCCTACTGGCGGCGGCGCGGTCTGGACGACAAGACCATCGTCCGGTTCGGGCTGGGCTATGCACCGGATGACGGGCAGGGGCTGTACCAGTATCTGCGCGATAAGGGGTACAACCAGCAGGAGCTGGATGCCAGCGGCCTGTTCAAGCGCAGCCAGTCAGGCCGGATCTACTGCCTGTTCTGGAAGCGGGTGATGACCCCTATCTTTGACCTGCGGGGCAACATCATAGCCTTTGGCGGGCGTGTGCTGGACGATTCCAAACCCAAGTATGTCAACAGCCCCGAGACACTGGTCTACCACAAGTCAGATACTGTGTTCGCACTGCAGATCGCCAAGAAGAGCGCTTCCCGGCGGTTCGTTCTCTGCGAGGGTTACATGGACGTTATTTCCATGCATCAGGCGGGGATCGACACAGCGGTCTGCGCCTGTGGCACGGCCCTGACTCCGGATCAGGTAAAGCTCATCAGCCAGTACGCGGAGGAAGTCATCCTGAGCTACGACTCGGATGAGGCCGGTCAGAAGGCCACCCTGCGCTCGCTGGAACTGTTCCGCAACAGCCCGGTCAAGGTGGGTGTGCTGCAGATCCCGGGTGCAAAAGATCCGGATGAGTACATCAAAAAGTATGGCTCCGAGCGGTTCAAGGCACTGCTGGACGGCGTGGGCAACGCGCTGGACTTCCGGCTGGGGCGGCTCAAGAACAAATACGACCTTAAGCAGGATGCCCAGCGGCTGGAATATGTCAAAGAAGCCGTGAATATGCTGGCGGAGCGCTCCAACCCCACCGAGCAGGAGGTCTACGCCGGGCGGCTGGCTGAGGAAACGAACATCTCCAAGAACGCCATTATGACCCAGCTTGCCGATGCAGTAAAGCGCTCCAACAGCAAACGCCGGTGGGCGCAGAATCAGGCACGGCTGCAGTCCGGTGAGATGCACCAGATCAGCGTGCCTTACAGTGCGGGCGGCTCTCAGGCGCTGGGAGTTGCCTCGGCAGAACAGCGGCTGCTGGCCGCCATGCTCCGGGAGCCCAGCTATATCCCGCAGGTGCGGGCCCAGCTCAGCCCGGAAAAGTTCGTTCTGCCCCAGCAGAAGGAGCTGTACGAAGCGTTTCTGCAGTGCCAGGAGCAGGGAATCGAGATCAGCCTTTCCACTCTGCGCCCCTTTGTGAGCGAAGAGGCGCTGAATGAGCTGAGCCGCCTTGCGGCACAATACAGCGATGTGAACTGTACGCCGGACGATATCCGGCTCTATCTGGACCGCATTGCCCGGGGCACCCCCGTGGCAGGCAAGGCGGCCGAAATGTCCAATGATGATTTGATACGGTATCTCCAGTCGATGCGAGAAAAGAAGCAGGGCACAGACCCTGCGGACGACTGA
- a CDS encoding IMPACT family protein, with amino-acid sequence MEDYRTIRGTATGEYEEKKSRFIAQLSFADSEEKAVAFLEQVRAANRTARHNVYAYRLREGNRERYSDDGEPAKTAGTPALEVLQHSGLTDLIVVVTRYFGGVLLGTGGLVRAYTTATARALEAAEVVTVRSVVELEVTVDYSLYERAALLIQAAGAKLADPQFTDRVTLRWQMPEGTEPPLLEQLRELTRGGAQVSVSQPFYAPF; translated from the coding sequence GTGGAGGATTACCGCACCATCCGGGGCACGGCCACCGGCGAATATGAGGAAAAGAAGAGCCGCTTTATTGCGCAGCTCTCCTTTGCGGACAGCGAGGAAAAGGCGGTGGCCTTTTTGGAGCAGGTGCGGGCAGCCAACCGCACGGCCCGGCACAATGTCTATGCCTACCGCCTGCGGGAGGGCAACCGGGAGCGCTACTCCGATGACGGTGAACCGGCCAAGACGGCGGGAACTCCGGCACTGGAAGTGCTGCAGCACAGCGGATTGACTGACCTCATCGTGGTCGTTACCCGGTACTTTGGCGGCGTGCTGCTGGGCACCGGCGGCCTGGTGCGGGCCTATACCACCGCCACCGCCCGCGCGTTGGAAGCTGCCGAAGTGGTCACGGTACGCAGTGTGGTGGAGCTGGAAGTGACGGTGGACTACTCGCTCTACGAGCGGGCGGCGCTGCTCATCCAGGCGGCGGGGGCAAAGCTTGCAGACCCTCAGTTCACCGACCGTGTCACACTGCGCTGGCAGATGCCTGAGGGTACGGAGCCGCCCTTGCTGGAGCAGCTCCGGGAGCTGACCCGGGGTGGCGCACAGGTGAGTGTATCGCAGCCGTTCTACGCTCCGTTCTGA
- a CDS encoding DUF4300 family protein — protein MKRRTFLVCTAALFCGALLAGGCTQKTSQPVLQQIEYSNLADSDTQALLSKLLQDAGVSDLRIQTFFDHVQKFNNAVDPAWLTTGFENAKPSDLKYDPYSMQDAWTEKYDTFPGWNCRITACGLFGDFITVTGKADLDSAEDTLFMDYETLDSDPESLCGDERQKFDALFAPVKTTNTTDIPTHLKTIQQEWKKCGLSFAEDDKIRLVSVILHDQFSETDNSLMIGHVGVMLPTSDAVYFVEKVAFQEPYRLLKFKNRTELSDYLMQKYDNSWGQDTAHTFIMENSDLMDGWRILENQENAS, from the coding sequence TTGAAACGTCGAACTTTTCTTGTCTGCACCGCTGCACTTTTTTGCGGTGCGCTTCTGGCAGGAGGCTGCACTCAAAAAACTTCTCAGCCCGTCCTTCAGCAAATTGAATACTCCAATTTGGCAGATTCGGATACACAAGCTCTTCTTTCCAAGCTTTTGCAGGATGCCGGCGTATCCGACCTACGGATACAGACCTTCTTTGATCATGTGCAAAAGTTCAACAATGCTGTGGACCCGGCATGGCTCACCACAGGGTTTGAAAATGCCAAGCCTTCGGATCTGAAATACGATCCTTACTCCATGCAGGACGCATGGACAGAAAAATACGATACCTTCCCCGGCTGGAACTGTCGGATTACCGCTTGTGGGCTGTTCGGTGATTTTATCACTGTCACAGGCAAGGCAGACCTTGACTCAGCCGAGGACACCCTGTTTATGGACTATGAAACGCTGGATTCTGACCCGGAATCCCTTTGCGGCGATGAACGGCAAAAGTTTGATGCGCTGTTCGCCCCGGTTAAAACCACCAATACGACCGATATTCCTACCCATTTGAAAACGATTCAGCAGGAATGGAAGAAATGCGGTCTCTCTTTCGCGGAAGATGATAAAATTCGTCTTGTCTCCGTGATTCTGCACGATCAGTTCTCTGAAACGGACAATTCTCTTATGATCGGTCATGTCGGCGTTATGCTTCCCACATCGGATGCAGTATATTTCGTCGAAAAGGTCGCTTTTCAGGAGCCGTATCGCTTGTTGAAGTTCAAAAATCGAACCGAGTTGAGCGATTATCTGATGCAGAAATACGACAACTCGTGGGGACAGGATACCGCCCACACCTTTATTATGGAAAATTCAGACCTGATGGACGGCTGGCGCATTCTTGAAAATCAGGAAAATGCAAGCTAA
- a CDS encoding MFS transporter, whose amino-acid sequence MTGKRYLKWYNKVGYGSGDIAGNVVYAFLSSFVMIYLTNTVGLNPGIVGTLIAVSKLLDGVTDIFFGSLIDKTHSKMGKARPWMLYGYIGCAITLVAIFAIPTNLGQFAQYAWFLIAYTLLNAVFYTANNIAYSALTALVTKNSAEQVEMGSWRFMFAFATSLLIQSITLGAVTALGGGAAGWRTVAIIYAIIGLLVNTLSVFSVKELPEGELVDTTDKREIEQDEKYNLVQATKLLAGNKYYMMICVTYILQQIYGAMISMGTYYATYILGNQNLFGVFSWAINIPLIIALVFTPTLVAKWNGMYKLNVMSYTLATISRALVAVAGYMGSGNVTLMLLFTAIAALGQGPWQGDMNAAIAACSEYTWLTKHKRVDGTMYSCTSLGVKLGGGLGTAITGWLLAASHFDSALTVQPDSCINMLKIMYLVIPFALDAIITFILSRMKVEEANEKLRAAV is encoded by the coding sequence ATGACTGGAAAACGTTATCTAAAGTGGTATAATAAAGTCGGCTATGGTTCAGGCGATATTGCAGGCAACGTGGTATATGCATTCCTGTCCTCCTTCGTCATGATCTATCTGACCAACACCGTTGGCCTGAACCCCGGTATTGTCGGCACTCTGATTGCAGTTTCCAAACTGCTGGACGGTGTGACGGACATTTTCTTTGGTTCCTTGATTGACAAAACGCATTCTAAGATGGGCAAAGCCCGTCCTTGGATGCTGTACGGCTACATTGGCTGTGCCATTACGCTGGTGGCAATTTTCGCCATCCCGACCAATCTGGGACAGTTTGCACAGTACGCATGGTTCCTGATCGCATATACTCTGCTGAACGCTGTATTCTACACTGCCAACAACATTGCTTACTCTGCACTGACTGCTCTCGTCACGAAGAACAGTGCCGAACAGGTCGAGATGGGTTCTTGGCGTTTCATGTTCGCCTTTGCCACCAGCCTGCTCATCCAGTCCATCACGCTGGGTGCTGTTACGGCATTGGGCGGTGGTGCTGCCGGTTGGCGCACTGTTGCAATCATCTACGCCATCATCGGTCTGCTTGTCAACACCCTCTCCGTTTTCTCCGTGAAGGAACTGCCGGAAGGCGAATTGGTGGATACCACCGACAAAAGGGAAATCGAGCAGGACGAAAAGTACAATCTGGTTCAGGCTACAAAGCTGCTTGCTGGTAACAAATATTATATGATGATCTGCGTCACCTACATTTTGCAGCAGATCTACGGTGCCATGATCAGCATGGGCACCTACTATGCAACCTACATCCTTGGCAACCAGAATCTGTTCGGTGTATTCTCTTGGGCAATCAACATTCCTCTGATCATCGCACTGGTGTTCACCCCGACCTTGGTTGCAAAGTGGAATGGAATGTATAAGCTGAATGTAATGAGCTATACTCTGGCAACGATTTCTCGTGCACTGGTTGCTGTAGCTGGTTACATGGGCAGCGGCAATGTGACCTTGATGCTGCTCTTTACTGCAATCGCAGCTCTTGGTCAGGGTCCTTGGCAGGGCGATATGAACGCTGCGATTGCTGCTTGCTCTGAATATACTTGGCTGACGAAGCATAAGCGCGTGGATGGCACGATGTACTCCTGCACTTCTCTCGGTGTGAAGCTGGGCGGCGGTCTGGGTACTGCCATCACCGGCTGGCTGCTGGCAGCAAGCCATTTTGACAGCGCTCTGACCGTTCAGCCGGATTCCTGCATCAATATGCTGAAGATCATGTATCTGGTGATTCCGTTTGCTCTGGATGCCATCATCACCTTCATTCTCTCTCGTATGAAGGTCGAAGAAGCAAATGAAAAACTGCGTGCAGCAGTCTGA
- a CDS encoding helix-turn-helix domain-containing protein: MYFNSGYLNNSRLDFKDYSKPLVVGSCGTYRLKKRPKLPTFWAKGRRDYQILYVASGKAHFWFDGVEEVVTSGHMVLYQPKEIQKYVYYVEDHPEVFWIHFTGYDVKNILNYHGIPLDKHVFYSGTLPDYKMLFRKIIRELQQCEYGYEDYIASLFNIILFLVSRQQQESEKTTTSIPEEIEAAVAYFNENYNTKVSVDDYAESLHISTNWFIRNFKQYMKISPAQYILSLRMVNAQSLLENTEYNIGEIAEIVGYDNPLYFSRVFKKEYGVSPAQYRKNLEESTEK, encoded by the coding sequence ATGTATTTCAACTCAGGATATTTGAACAACTCCCGTTTGGATTTCAAAGACTACTCAAAGCCGCTGGTTGTAGGCAGTTGCGGCACTTATCGCTTGAAAAAACGCCCTAAGCTACCTACTTTTTGGGCAAAGGGTCGCAGAGACTATCAAATCCTCTATGTGGCATCTGGTAAAGCACACTTCTGGTTCGATGGTGTTGAGGAAGTGGTGACTTCTGGACACATGGTGCTTTATCAGCCGAAAGAAATCCAGAAGTATGTCTACTATGTAGAAGATCATCCAGAGGTGTTCTGGATTCACTTTACAGGATACGATGTCAAAAACATCCTGAACTATCACGGAATACCCTTGGACAAGCACGTTTTTTACAGCGGCACACTGCCGGATTACAAAATGCTGTTCCGAAAGATCATCCGGGAACTGCAACAATGTGAATATGGCTATGAAGACTATATTGCTTCTCTCTTCAACATCATTCTGTTTTTAGTAAGCAGGCAACAGCAGGAAAGCGAGAAAACAACTACAAGCATCCCCGAAGAAATCGAAGCCGCCGTTGCCTACTTTAACGAGAATTATAATACAAAGGTCAGTGTGGACGATTACGCAGAATCGCTGCATATCAGTACGAACTGGTTTATCCGTAATTTTAAGCAGTACATGAAAATAAGCCCTGCACAATACATCCTGTCCCTTCGGATGGTAAATGCACAAAGCTTATTGGAGAACACCGAATACAATATTGGAGAAATTGCAGAGATCGTAGGGTATGATAACCCACTCTATTTTAGCCGGGTATTCAAGAAAGAGTATGGTGTCAGTCCGGCACAGTACCGAAAGAATCTGGAAGAATCTACTGAAAAATGA
- a CDS encoding glycoside hydrolase family 2 TIM barrel-domain containing protein has translation MAAFDFAKVKDPTFFKENVLNAHASFRTYASREEYLAGESSLALKLDGIWKFAYAKNYTSAIPGFEKTDYDCSGWDDIHVPAHIQMEGYDIPQYANVQYPWDGREEVQPGEIPQRFNPVASYVKYFELPESMQGKPVHIEFEGVESGMALWLNGSYVGYTEDSFSAHAFDLTPYLQPGVNKLAVQVFKWTSSSWCEDQDFFRFSGIFRSVWLYAIPTVHLEDISVKTLFAGDDFTHSTLEVALQVEGKGAARLTLRRSELEVFSEKIALNGGSALFSHAVENPHLWSAEDPALYELEIELLDDAGHLVEVTGQKVGFRKFELKNNRMLLNGKRIVFKGANRHEFSSITGRAVGVHTHEELLRDIITMKQNNINAIRTSHYQNQDALYDLCDEYGLYLIAENNLESHGTWDIYQAGIRGIEGVLPNDKPEWKAALFDRMNSTYQRDKNHPAVLIWSLGNESFGGETLLQMAEMVRRFDDTRLVHYEGVVNDPRFLETTDIESHMYSTVKDIKEYLAQGDKRPYIECEYSHAMGNSNGALHKYTELADQKDCGYQGGFIWDYIDQSIWKKDRYGKWFQAYGGDFGERPTDYNFSGNGIAYGGDRAPSPKMQEVKFCYQNIAVSIDNSGFEVWNKNLFTSTGAFDCVALLHRDGKLYQQQELTHIDVAPEERSSFPLPFMVPALPGEYAVTISFRLKEDTSWAKKGHEIAFGQGVIAVVRSIPSKKVTPFTVTHGTHNIGVRGENFDVLFSDLNGGLTSYRYAGKEMIQEIPRPNFWRAPTDNDCGNNMGGVRGQWKLASLYATAKGIGKEIPSVHGGTILQNPTCEVEADSVVVTYLYNLQTSPAAECSLQYRVFGDGRIQTTLHYDPVEGLAAMPEFGVLFKIDADYDTVEWYGNGPAETYWDRQHGAKLGIYQNKVADNMAQYLVPQECGAKTAVRWAKVVDRKGRGLLFTADAAKPMFFSALPYTPHEMESAKHPYELPPVHYTVIRAIGEQMGVGGDDSWGANVHPEYIPDVTKPVEFTFTFRGI, from the coding sequence ATGGCTGCATTTGATTTTGCAAAAGTAAAAGACCCCACCTTTTTCAAGGAAAACGTGCTGAATGCTCATGCAAGTTTCCGTACTTACGCTTCCCGCGAAGAATATCTGGCAGGAGAATCTTCGCTTGCGCTGAAGCTGGACGGTATCTGGAAATTCGCCTACGCAAAGAACTACACCAGTGCCATTCCCGGCTTTGAAAAGACAGATTACGATTGCAGCGGCTGGGATGACATTCATGTTCCGGCACACATCCAGATGGAGGGCTACGACATTCCCCAGTACGCGAATGTTCAGTATCCGTGGGATGGCCGTGAAGAAGTGCAGCCGGGCGAGATCCCGCAGCGGTTCAATCCGGTGGCAAGCTATGTAAAATACTTCGAGCTGCCGGAATCCATGCAGGGCAAGCCCGTCCACATCGAGTTCGAGGGTGTGGAAAGCGGCATGGCTCTTTGGCTGAACGGGTCTTATGTGGGTTACACCGAGGACAGCTTCTCCGCACACGCATTCGATCTGACTCCCTATCTACAGCCGGGCGTGAACAAACTTGCTGTGCAGGTGTTCAAGTGGACTTCCTCCAGCTGGTGCGAAGATCAGGACTTCTTCCGCTTCTCCGGCATCTTCCGCAGCGTGTGGCTGTACGCCATCCCCACCGTGCATCTGGAAGATATATCCGTCAAAACGCTGTTTGCCGGGGATGATTTTACGCATTCCACGCTGGAAGTTGCATTGCAGGTGGAGGGTAAGGGCGCAGCCCGTCTGACCCTGCGCCGCAGTGAACTGGAAGTGTTCTCCGAAAAAATCGCACTGAACGGCGGCTCTGCTCTGTTCAGCCATGCGGTGGAGAACCCCCACCTGTGGAGTGCAGAGGACCCGGCTCTGTATGAACTGGAAATCGAGCTGCTGGACGATGCAGGCCATCTGGTAGAGGTGACTGGGCAGAAAGTCGGTTTCCGCAAGTTCGAGTTGAAGAACAATCGGATGCTGCTCAACGGCAAGCGCATCGTGTTCAAGGGTGCCAACCGTCATGAGTTCAGCTCCATTACGGGTCGTGCTGTGGGTGTACACACCCATGAGGAACTGCTTCGGGATATCATCACCATGAAGCAGAACAACATCAATGCCATCCGTACCAGCCATTACCAGAATCAGGATGCACTGTATGACCTGTGCGACGAGTATGGTCTGTATCTGATCGCAGAGAACAATCTGGAATCCCATGGCACATGGGACATCTATCAGGCGGGCATTCGCGGCATCGAGGGCGTTTTGCCCAACGATAAGCCGGAGTGGAAGGCCGCCCTGTTTGACCGCATGAATTCCACTTACCAGCGTGACAAAAACCATCCTGCTGTTCTGATCTGGTCTCTGGGCAACGAATCGTTTGGTGGTGAGACCCTGCTCCAGATGGCAGAGATGGTCCGCCGCTTTGATGACACCCGTCTGGTGCATTACGAAGGTGTGGTCAATGATCCCCGCTTCCTCGAAACCACCGATATCGAGAGCCATATGTACAGCACTGTGAAGGACATTAAAGAGTATCTGGCACAGGGCGATAAGCGGCCTTATATCGAGTGCGAATACTCTCATGCTATGGGCAACTCCAACGGTGCTTTGCACAAGTACACGGAACTTGCCGACCAGAAAGACTGCGGCTATCAGGGCGGCTTCATCTGGGATTACATCGACCAGTCCATCTGGAAAAAAGACCGCTACGGCAAGTGGTTCCAAGCCTACGGCGGCGACTTCGGTGAGCGTCCTACCGACTATAATTTCAGCGGAAACGGCATTGCCTACGGTGGTGATCGTGCTCCTTCTCCCAAGATGCAGGAGGTCAAGTTCTGCTATCAGAACATTGCAGTTTCCATTGACAATTCTGGATTTGAAGTCTGGAATAAGAACCTGTTCACTTCTACGGGTGCTTTCGACTGCGTTGCTCTGCTGCACCGTGATGGAAAGTTGTATCAGCAACAGGAACTGACCCATATTGATGTTGCTCCCGAAGAGCGTTCCAGCTTCCCGCTGCCATTTATGGTTCCTGCGCTCCCCGGTGAATATGCAGTGACCATCAGCTTCCGTTTGAAGGAGGACACCAGCTGGGCAAAGAAGGGCCATGAAATCGCCTTTGGACAGGGTGTGATCGCTGTGGTTCGTTCCATTCCCAGCAAGAAGGTCACGCCGTTTACCGTTACGCACGGTACACACAACATCGGTGTCCGTGGTGAGAATTTCGATGTTTTGTTCTCCGATCTGAATGGCGGTCTGACTTCCTACCGCTATGCCGGCAAAGAGATGATTCAGGAGATTCCCCGTCCCAACTTCTGGCGCGCTCCCACCGACAACGACTGCGGCAACAACATGGGCGGCGTTCGCGGCCAGTGGAAGCTGGCAAGCCTGTACGCTACCGCCAAGGGCATCGGCAAGGAGATTCCGTCTGTTCATGGCGGCACCATCCTCCAGAACCCCACCTGCGAGGTGGAAGCCGACAGCGTGGTCGTGACCTATCTCTATAACCTCCAGACCAGCCCCGCAGCAGAGTGCAGCCTGCAGTACCGTGTGTTCGGTGATGGCCGCATCCAGACCACCCTGCACTATGACCCGGTGGAAGGACTTGCAGCAATGCCGGAGTTCGGCGTACTGTTCAAGATCGACGCTGACTACGACACGGTGGAGTGGTACGGAAACGGCCCTGCGGAGACCTACTGGGATCGTCAGCATGGTGCAAAGCTTGGCATTTACCAGAACAAGGTTGCAGACAACATGGCACAGTACCTTGTGCCGCAGGAGTGCGGTGCAAAGACCGCTGTGCGCTGGGCAAAGGTAGTGGACCGTAAAGGTCGCGGGCTGCTGTTTACCGCAGATGCCGCAAAGCCCATGTTCTTCTCTGCGCTGCCCTACACTCCCCATGAAATGGAGAGTGCCAAGCATCCTTACGAGCTGCCCCCGGTCCATTACACGGTCATCCGTGCCATCGGCGAGCAGATGGGCGTTGGCGGCGATGACAGCTGGGGTGCCAATGTCCACCCGGAGTATATTCCTGATGTGACCAAGCCTGTGGAGTTCACCTTTACGTTCCGTGGCATCTGA
- a CDS encoding deoxyguanosinetriphosphate triphosphohydrolase yields MDVRQRTEEIERLTLASWATFSDASRGRVRPEEQDPIRPVFQRDRDRIIHCKAFRRLKQKTQVFLSPEGDLYRTRLTHTLEVAQIARTIARALRLNEDLTEAISLAHDLGHTPFGHAGESALDKLCPEGFRHYMQSLRVVDKLEKDGRGLNLTWEVRNGIVTHTKGTWAATPEGRIVRMADQIAFVNHDIEDAVRAGVLDPATLPRDCTAVLGETKSQRITAMINSILRSSEGDVQVGAEENEAFLALKDFMYCTVYVDRSAKKEEQKVEKVLTELYEYYLTHIEQMSNFYLQLAYQEGRDRAVTDYISGMSDEFAIRTFEDVFVPRKWHVL; encoded by the coding sequence ATGGATGTACGACAGCGCACCGAAGAGATCGAGCGGCTGACCTTGGCCTCCTGGGCAACATTCAGCGATGCCAGCCGGGGCAGGGTGAGGCCCGAAGAGCAGGACCCTATCCGTCCGGTGTTCCAGCGGGACCGTGACCGGATCATCCACTGCAAGGCGTTCCGGCGGCTCAAGCAGAAAACGCAGGTATTTCTCTCGCCGGAGGGCGACCTCTACCGCACCCGGCTCACCCACACGCTGGAGGTGGCGCAGATCGCCCGCACCATCGCCCGCGCCCTGCGTCTCAACGAGGATCTGACCGAGGCCATCAGCCTGGCCCATGACCTGGGGCACACGCCCTTTGGCCACGCAGGGGAGAGCGCATTGGACAAGCTCTGCCCGGAGGGATTCCGGCATTATATGCAGAGCCTGCGTGTGGTGGACAAGCTGGAAAAGGACGGCAGGGGCCTGAACCTGACCTGGGAGGTGCGCAACGGCATCGTGACCCATACCAAGGGCACCTGGGCGGCTACCCCGGAGGGACGCATCGTCCGCATGGCGGATCAGATCGCCTTTGTGAACCACGATATCGAGGATGCCGTGCGTGCCGGTGTGCTGGACCCGGCCACCCTGCCCAGAGATTGCACCGCCGTGCTGGGTGAGACGAAGTCGCAGCGCATCACCGCCATGATCAACAGCATCCTGCGCAGCAGCGAGGGGGATGTGCAGGTGGGCGCGGAGGAAAACGAAGCCTTCCTGGCCCTCAAGGATTTCATGTACTGCACCGTCTATGTGGATCGCAGTGCCAAAAAGGAAGAGCAGAAGGTGGAAAAGGTGCTCACCGAGCTCTACGAGTATTACCTGACCCACATCGAACAGATGTCCAACTTCTACCTGCAGCTGGCCTATCAGGAAGGACGCGACCGCGCAGTGACGGACTATATCAGCGGCATGAGCGATGAATTTGCCATCCGTACCTTTGAGGATGTCTTTGTGCCCCGCAAGTGGCATGTGTTATAA